One window of Flavobacterium dauae genomic DNA carries:
- a CDS encoding porin family protein translates to MRKIIFLGLMTLGFTAAQAQKEFKAGLRGGLNISTIEDIEASSKTGFYIGAFGNIKLTKFYSLQPELNFSMQGANDVLLSDRYFPETNGGKADVPLNYLGLTVMNKFNLKSFFLQVGPSLDLLLTESRYNDSRADLSLNLGLGYDITENLSIEGRYKAGIADVIDDDTDWLFYFGDINYNSVFQVGLSYKFNN, encoded by the coding sequence ATGAGAAAAATTATTTTTTTAGGGTTAATGACACTTGGTTTTACTGCTGCCCAAGCACAGAAAGAATTTAAAGCAGGTTTACGTGGTGGTTTAAATATTTCTACAATTGAAGATATAGAAGCTTCATCAAAAACAGGTTTTTACATTGGTGCATTTGGAAACATTAAGCTTACAAAATTTTATTCGTTACAGCCCGAACTAAACTTTTCTATGCAAGGTGCAAACGATGTACTTTTAAGCGATCGATATTTTCCGGAAACAAACGGAGGAAAAGCCGATGTTCCTTTGAATTATCTTGGCTTAACCGTTATGAATAAGTTTAACTTAAAATCGTTCTTTTTGCAGGTAGGTCCGTCGTTAGATTTGTTGTTAACAGAAAGCAGATACAATGATAGTAGAGCAGATTTATCACTAAACCTTGGTTTGGGATATGATATTACAGAAAATTTATCTATTGAAGGACGATACAAAGCAGGTATTGCCGATGTAATTGACGACGATACCGATTGGCTTTTTTATTTTGGCGATATAAATTACAACAGTGTGTTCCAAGTTGGTTTAAGTTATAAGTTTAATAATTAA
- the thiL gene encoding thiamine-phosphate kinase: protein MLENKSQSKTSLAQLGEFGLINHITQNFSIQQKSTLKAIGDDAAVLDFKSKKAVVSTDLLIEGVHFDLSYMPLKHLGYKAVVVNISDICAMNAVPTQITVSIAVSNRFPLEAIEELYEGIRLACDFYKVDLIGGDTTSSTTGLLISVTALGEATEEEITYRSGAQENDLLVVTGDIGSAYMGLQVLEREKQVFLVNPNNQPNLEDYSYIIERQLKPEARTDIKELLEKLDVKPTAMIDVSDGISSEIMHICKASNVGCNLYEDKLPLDPQLINVCEEFNLDSTTIAINGGEDYELLFTVPMTDFDKIKGNPHLSIIGHMTAEKEGLHLITRENTKLPLKARGWNALNEEE from the coding sequence ATGTTAGAAAATAAATCTCAAAGTAAAACCTCGTTGGCACAGTTGGGCGAATTTGGCTTAATCAATCATATCACACAAAACTTTTCAATTCAACAAAAATCAACTTTAAAAGCAATAGGAGATGACGCGGCAGTTTTAGATTTTAAATCGAAAAAAGCCGTTGTTTCAACCGATTTATTGATAGAAGGCGTACATTTTGATTTAAGTTATATGCCGTTGAAACATTTGGGGTACAAAGCAGTTGTAGTAAATATATCGGATATTTGTGCCATGAACGCAGTGCCAACACAGATTACGGTTTCTATTGCGGTTTCAAACCGTTTTCCGTTAGAAGCTATTGAAGAGCTGTATGAAGGTATTCGTTTGGCATGTGATTTTTATAAAGTCGATTTAATTGGTGGCGATACCACTTCAAGTACCACCGGATTACTGATTAGTGTTACCGCATTAGGTGAAGCTACAGAAGAAGAAATCACCTATCGTTCGGGCGCACAAGAAAACGATTTGTTGGTTGTAACGGGCGATATTGGTTCGGCTTATATGGGTTTACAAGTACTGGAACGTGAAAAACAAGTGTTTTTAGTCAACCCAAACAATCAACCCAATTTAGAAGATTATTCTTATATTATTGAACGCCAGCTAAAACCCGAAGCACGTACGGATATAAAAGAATTACTGGAAAAATTAGATGTAAAACCTACAGCTATGATTGATGTTTCGGACGGAATTTCATCTGAAATCATGCACATCTGTAAAGCATCTAATGTTGGCTGCAATCTGTATGAAGACAAATTACCTTTAGATCCGCAATTAATAAACGTGTGCGAAGAATTTAATTTAGACAGTACAACCATTGCCATTAATGGTGGCGAAGATTATGAACTACTTTTTACTGTTCCTATGACCGATTTTGATAAGATAAAAGGAAATCCACATTTATCAATCATTGGACACATGACAGCCGAAAAAGAGGGATTACATTTAATAACACGCGAAAACACCAAGCTTCCACTAAAAGCTCGCGGTTGGAATGCTTTAAACGAAGAGGAATAA
- a CDS encoding YqjF family protein, whose amino-acid sequence MFFHWKVDADVLQELIPDGLTVDLFNEEAYVSLVAFTMEKIRPRFLPSFAPISNFEEINLRTYVVKDDIPGVYFLNIEASKIISVAVSKLLSVLPYEHADMYRNNKDYFQSDFKKKNFSFEVKYQVKNEITDKTDLDCFLTERYCLYVDADEVLYRYDIHHIPWPLYHLDLYQLETNYVLGDLNLNELPLKVQYSSGVQVVAWNKIQV is encoded by the coding sequence TTGTTTTTTCATTGGAAGGTTGATGCCGACGTTTTGCAGGAATTAATTCCCGATGGTTTAACCGTTGATTTGTTTAATGAGGAAGCCTACGTTTCATTAGTGGCATTTACCATGGAAAAAATTCGACCGCGATTTTTGCCTTCGTTTGCACCTATTTCTAATTTCGAAGAGATCAATTTGCGAACTTATGTTGTAAAAGACGATATTCCGGGTGTTTATTTTTTAAACATCGAAGCAAGTAAAATCATTTCGGTCGCCGTTTCAAAATTATTGTCGGTTTTACCTTATGAGCATGCCGATATGTATCGAAACAATAAAGATTATTTTCAATCGGATTTTAAAAAGAAGAATTTTTCGTTTGAAGTCAAGTATCAAGTGAAAAACGAAATAACAGATAAAACCGATTTAGATTGTTTTTTAACCGAACGCTATTGCTTGTATGTTGATGCCGATGAGGTTTTATACCGATACGATATTCACCATATTCCGTGGCCTTTGTATCATTTAGATTTGTATCAATTAGAAACCAACTATGTGCTGGGCGATTTAAATTTAAACGAATTACCTTTAAAAGTTCAGTATTCAAGTGGCGTGCAGGTTGTTGCTTGGAATAAAATACAAGTTTAG
- a CDS encoding oxygenase MpaB family protein, with protein MKAPERYQPENNQSFSSYWKPTNDNLLPKLLPKVSLEESEQLIPFYFQVDELGDTVAKEYFSNKQFGEAIGMLHRDFSMYPSNKEHLSEAAQELFKQLTDVPTWVNFDLINLAATYCNRCGTSALSVLRNYCLMGGYESSAINKPLIFTQALHKGAVKRLADTVDFWMNVTTVNGLKPQQKGIFSIVTTRLIHSYSRLQIEKSTDWKPELWGRPINLWDMLATNLGFSIAFMDGLSKLKLPPTNDELTAVLHLWKYVGYLLGIPLELLPDTGEEAAKQLYLWSKTQKGIDQDSKDLAYALYKEPKLVTFTYNSFMKWFVQKTNIGYNEVLLGAESRSALGLPYSNAKYWILFLNNINHYFDKKAKSNPKSYLKVALRGRKQQEDVWDLYRKEKK; from the coding sequence ATGAAAGCTCCCGAAAGATATCAGCCCGAAAACAACCAATCTTTTTCAAGTTATTGGAAACCTACCAACGATAATTTACTACCAAAATTACTTCCGAAAGTTTCTTTAGAAGAAAGCGAACAGCTTATTCCGTTCTATTTTCAGGTTGATGAATTGGGCGATACTGTAGCAAAAGAATATTTCAGCAATAAACAGTTTGGCGAAGCTATTGGAATGTTGCATCGCGATTTTTCTATGTATCCTTCCAACAAAGAACATCTTTCTGAAGCTGCACAAGAACTTTTCAAACAACTAACAGATGTTCCAACTTGGGTAAATTTCGATTTAATTAATCTGGCAGCGACTTACTGTAACCGTTGTGGTACATCGGCATTGTCGGTTTTACGGAATTACTGTTTAATGGGCGGGTACGAATCATCGGCAATTAACAAACCGCTTATTTTTACACAAGCATTGCACAAAGGCGCCGTAAAACGTTTGGCGGACACGGTAGATTTCTGGATGAATGTTACAACCGTTAACGGATTAAAACCTCAACAAAAAGGAATTTTTTCGATAGTAACTACCCGACTAATTCATTCTTACTCTCGTTTACAGATTGAAAAATCGACGGATTGGAAACCGGAACTTTGGGGCAGACCGATCAATCTGTGGGATATGCTGGCTACCAATTTAGGTTTTTCGATCGCTTTTATGGACGGATTATCGAAATTAAAACTCCCACCGACAAATGACGAACTTACCGCCGTTTTACACCTTTGGAAATATGTAGGCTATCTATTAGGCATTCCGTTGGAATTATTGCCTGATACAGGCGAAGAAGCTGCCAAACAGTTGTATTTGTGGAGTAAAACTCAAAAAGGCATCGATCAAGATTCTAAAGATTTGGCTTACGCTTTGTACAAAGAACCCAAACTGGTTACGTTTACCTACAATTCGTTTATGAAATGGTTTGTGCAAAAAACAAATATAGGTTATAACGAAGTTTTATTAGGAGCCGAAAGTAGATCTGCATTGGGACTTCCCTACTCTAACGCTAAATACTGGATTTTATTTTTAAATAATATCAACCATTATTTCGATAAAAAAGCGAAAAGTAATCCAAAATCATACCTAAAAGTTGCTTTAAGAGGACGAAAACAACAAGAAGACGTTTGGGATTTGTATCGGAAAGAAAAAAAATAA
- a CDS encoding LLM class flavin-dependent oxidoreductase codes for MELGISMFGDLRFNPQTQQRKAPHQRFTEMLEQVKLADEVGLDVFEIGEHHRADYSVTNPQLFLSAAAAVTKNIKLGSAVTVLSSSDPVRLFEDFGMLDQISKGRSHIMAGRGSFIESFPLFGFSLDDYDALFEDKLMLLLDLIEKNGTDINWNGRLTQTLQNVNLYPKPFQEKLPVWIAVGGTPASVLRAARLGLPITFAIIGGMPINFKPLVDYYKENYLAAGHDAAKMQLGINSHTFVGTTSNIKNDYFPFYAAQMDHIGKDRGWAPFSKEVFLNTTQPEGAYFMDEPNAVIDKILQQHEWFGHTRFVGQMDVGDPDHNMLMKSIELFGTKVAPEVRKALGK; via the coding sequence ATGGAATTAGGAATATCGATGTTTGGCGATTTAAGGTTCAATCCACAAACACAACAACGAAAAGCACCTCATCAACGGTTTACCGAAATGTTAGAACAGGTTAAATTGGCAGACGAGGTTGGGCTAGATGTTTTTGAAATAGGCGAACACCACCGTGCAGACTATAGTGTAACCAATCCGCAGTTGTTTTTAAGTGCAGCGGCGGCAGTTACAAAAAACATAAAATTAGGATCGGCAGTAACAGTTTTAAGTTCAAGTGATCCCGTGCGTTTGTTTGAAGATTTTGGTATGCTGGATCAAATATCTAAAGGTCGATCGCATATTATGGCGGGTCGCGGCAGTTTTATAGAATCGTTTCCTCTTTTTGGATTTAGTTTAGATGATTACGATGCGTTGTTTGAAGACAAACTGATGCTTTTGCTGGATTTGATTGAAAAAAACGGCACAGACATTAACTGGAACGGACGTTTGACTCAAACTCTACAAAATGTAAATCTGTATCCAAAACCATTTCAGGAAAAATTACCTGTTTGGATTGCGGTTGGCGGTACACCGGCATCGGTTCTTCGTGCAGCCCGATTAGGTTTGCCAATTACGTTTGCTATTATTGGCGGAATGCCTATTAACTTTAAACCTTTGGTTGATTATTATAAAGAGAATTATTTGGCGGCGGGTCACGATGCTGCAAAAATGCAGTTGGGAATTAATTCGCACACTTTTGTAGGAACTACCAGCAATATAAAAAACGACTATTTTCCGTTTTATGCTGCACAGATGGATCATATTGGGAAAGATCGCGGTTGGGCTCCTTTTAGCAAAGAGGTGTTTTTAAACACTACCCAACCTGAAGGTGCGTATTTTATGGACGAACCAAATGCGGTTATCGATAAAATTCTGCAACAGCACGAATGGTTTGGTCATACCCGTTTTGTAGGACAGATGGATGTCGGTGATCCTGATCACAATATGCTTATGAAATCGATTGAATTGTTTGGAACAAAAGTAGCTCCTGAAGTTAGAAAGGCTTTGGGGAAATAA
- a CDS encoding complex I subunit 4 family protein, which produces MNCIIILLIYVLGAVATLASNSKNAAKIALVTSLINAVIALILTGDYLNGGDISFTQQWISNPNISLSFVVDGLSLTMLLLTTLLLPIIILASFNTLYSKANQLYSLVLFMAFAMAGTFLAQDGLVYYIFWELALIPIFFIGLLWGSDEWKVRKRVMVTFFIYTFAGSLFMLAAFAYLYTLTGSFAWSDLSKVVLSTKEANYIFLAFFLAYGIKIPVFPLHTWQANTYEKSPTIGTMLLSGIMLKMGIYSILRWQMPIAGNVSENVLKTVIVLCIVGIIYASLIALRSENIKRLLAYSSMAHVGLVAAGAYVGNSTGYQGAIIQMVAHGFVVVGLFYLADIIYKRYDTYEIKEMGGIRSQAPKFTTFFLIILFASIGLPGTFGFIGEFTLLFALSEKELLYAVFAGTSIILGAYYMLKMFQNAVLGSTENKVFAEVTTKEYFVLAVICVVLIGLGIYPKLLTDLFIQ; this is translated from the coding sequence ATGAATTGTATTATTATTTTACTTATTTATGTTTTAGGAGCTGTTGCTACATTGGCATCAAACTCTAAAAATGCAGCTAAAATAGCTTTAGTAACCAGTTTAATTAACGCCGTAATTGCTTTAATTTTAACGGGCGATTATTTAAACGGTGGCGATATTTCGTTTACACAACAATGGATCTCTAACCCAAACATCTCTTTATCGTTTGTGGTTGATGGCTTGAGTTTAACTATGTTATTACTTACAACATTGTTATTGCCTATCATCATTTTAGCATCGTTCAACACCTTGTATTCAAAAGCAAACCAGTTGTATTCTTTGGTTTTGTTCATGGCGTTTGCTATGGCAGGAACATTTTTGGCGCAAGACGGTTTGGTTTACTATATTTTCTGGGAATTAGCTTTAATACCTATTTTCTTTATTGGATTATTGTGGGGAAGCGACGAATGGAAAGTGCGTAAACGTGTAATGGTAACGTTCTTTATTTACACTTTTGCAGGATCGTTGTTTATGTTGGCTGCTTTTGCTTATTTATACACATTAACCGGAAGTTTTGCTTGGAGCGATCTTTCTAAAGTGGTGTTATCAACCAAAGAAGCAAATTATATTTTCTTGGCATTTTTCTTGGCGTACGGAATCAAGATTCCGGTTTTCCCGTTACACACATGGCAGGCAAACACTTACGAGAAATCTCCAACAATCGGAACGATGTTACTTTCGGGTATCATGCTAAAAATGGGTATTTATTCTATTTTGCGTTGGCAAATGCCAATTGCAGGAAATGTATCAGAAAACGTATTAAAAACAGTTATCGTTCTTTGTATTGTCGGAATTATTTACGCATCGTTAATTGCCCTTCGTTCTGAAAACATTAAACGCTTATTGGCATATTCGTCAATGGCACACGTTGGTTTGGTTGCCGCAGGTGCTTATGTTGGAAACAGCACAGGTTATCAAGGTGCAATTATTCAAATGGTGGCTCACGGTTTTGTAGTGGTTGGTTTGTTTTATCTTGCCGATATCATTTACAAAAGATATGATACCTACGAAATTAAGGAAATGGGCGGTATCCGTTCACAAGCTCCTAAATTCACAACATTCTTTTTAATCATTTTGTTTGCATCAATCGGTTTACCGGGAACTTTCGGATTCATTGGAGAATTTACCTTATTGTTCGCCTTATCAGAAAAAGAATTACTGTATGCTGTTTTTGCAGGAACATCGATCATTCTTGGAGCGTATTATATGCTTAAAATGTTTCAGAATGCCGTTTTAGGAAGCACAGAAAACAAGGTTTTTGCCGAAGTAACTACAAAAGAATATTTTGTTTTAGCGGTTATTTGTGTGGTTTTAATTGGTTTGGGAATCTATCCAAAATTACTAACCGATTTATTTATTCAATAG
- a CDS encoding DUF1572 family protein, with protein sequence MESTFIESVKKQFAYYKHLGDKTFEQLQEPDFFWQFNAESNSIAVIVKHLWGNMLSRWTDIFTTDGEKEWRNRDSEFEADLNSATEVLEKWEAGWNCLFNTLNSLSESDLNKIIYIRNEGHTVQEAINRQLAHYPYHVGQIVFIGKMIQNEKWQSLSIPRNKSNQYNAEKFSEEKQRRHFTDDFLNDKNHE encoded by the coding sequence ATGGAATCAACATTTATAGAAAGTGTAAAAAAGCAGTTTGCCTATTACAAGCATTTGGGCGATAAAACGTTTGAACAGTTGCAGGAGCCCGATTTCTTTTGGCAGTTTAATGCGGAAAGCAACAGCATTGCCGTTATTGTGAAACATTTGTGGGGAAACATGCTTTCGCGTTGGACCGATATTTTTACAACCGATGGCGAAAAAGAATGGCGTAACCGCGACAGTGAATTTGAAGCCGATTTAAATTCTGCAACCGAAGTTCTGGAAAAATGGGAAGCTGGTTGGAATTGTTTGTTTAATACCCTGAACAGTTTGTCTGAAAGTGATTTGAACAAGATCATCTATATTCGTAACGAAGGTCATACGGTACAGGAAGCCATTAACCGACAATTGGCTCATTACCCGTATCACGTGGGGCAGATTGTGTTTATTGGAAAAATGATTCAAAACGAAAAGTGGCAGTCGCTATCAATTCCCCGAAATAAATCAAACCAATACAATGCTGAGAAATTTTCAGAAGAAAAACAACGCAGACATTTTACCGATGATTTTTTGAACGATAAAAATCATGAATGA
- a CDS encoding DUF72 domain-containing protein, with protein sequence MKFGKVTDPSLIDFTLPPTPPETYAVLDKNAKGNFEVFVGCAKWNKTDLKNFYPKGTKDELTYYSQQFNSIELNATYYSSPSKDQVQIWNDKTPENFKFFPKIPQSISHYSRLLNTNEKVVAFTDALAFFEDKLGMIFLQMHENFKPKDFDRLQKFIEEFPKGFPLAVEVRNEEWFANKTIFNEYCNLLQKHNVSNIIVDTAGRRDMLHMRLTSNTAFVRYVGANTAADYDRLNDWLTVLKDWHKSGLQKLYFFVHQNTELESPLLATHFIKQLNAEFKLDLPYPGKNDLSLF encoded by the coding sequence ATGAAATTTGGAAAAGTTACCGATCCGTCTTTGATCGATTTTACCTTACCGCCAACTCCGCCTGAAACCTATGCTGTTTTAGATAAAAATGCTAAAGGTAATTTTGAAGTTTTTGTAGGGTGTGCCAAATGGAACAAAACCGATTTAAAGAACTTCTATCCCAAAGGTACAAAAGACGAATTGACTTATTATTCGCAACAGTTCAACAGTATCGAGCTGAATGCTACTTATTACAGTTCGCCGTCTAAAGATCAGGTGCAAATTTGGAATGATAAAACGCCCGAAAATTTTAAGTTTTTTCCTAAAATTCCGCAATCAATCAGTCATTACAGCAGGTTATTAAATACCAATGAAAAAGTAGTGGCGTTTACCGATGCTTTGGCGTTTTTTGAAGATAAATTAGGAATGATTTTCCTACAAATGCACGAAAACTTTAAACCAAAAGATTTTGATCGATTACAGAAATTTATCGAAGAATTTCCAAAAGGTTTTCCGTTGGCTGTTGAGGTTCGTAACGAAGAATGGTTTGCCAATAAAACCATTTTCAATGAATATTGTAATTTGTTGCAAAAGCACAATGTATCAAATATTATTGTTGATACTGCCGGTCGCCGTGACATGTTGCACATGCGTTTAACAAGCAACACGGCTTTTGTGCGATATGTTGGTGCAAATACCGCTGCCGATTACGACCGATTAAACGATTGGCTTACGGTTCTTAAAGATTGGCACAAAAGCGGTTTGCAGAAATTGTACTTTTTTGTCCACCAAAATACCGAATTAGAATCGCCTTTGCTGGCAACTCATTTTATTAAACAATTGAATGCCGAGTTTAAGTTAGATCTTCCGTATCCCGGAAAAAATGATTTGTCATTATTTTAA
- a CDS encoding NADH-quinone oxidoreductase subunit N — MSTLIALASLAVLILVLEIFNLRKTIVPLTLVGLLVALGLNICDFNSVDSFYNNMIVVNKSTVLFNSLFIVLTFFIVALGQSFYKEHYDKISDYTSLKIFLLIGAYCMVSFGNLVMFFLGLEILSITLYILAGSDRTNIKSNEAGMKYFLMGSFASGFILFGIALIYGATASFDMDQIVLASTQLAMPKWFTVGFTLMLVGLLFKIAAFPFHFWAPDVYQGSPLLTTTTMSTLAKVAAVAAFYKLSVVFFPAMPTNFVNLIAFLIVATLITGNVMALKQNNIKRLMAYSGISHAGFMLLAILLGKTAEPYLFYYMAAYAIAGIAAFSVILYVCQDKKEELVIHFRGFAKHKPVLAVTLSLALLSMAGIPILAGFFGKLFLFTEALKQGFYITVVIAVITSIISIYYYLKVIIVMFTYKNADASAVYPKNVVYSAVAVAAIIINLIIGFCPSIIIDLF; from the coding sequence ATGAGTACATTAATAGCTTTAGCATCTTTAGCGGTTCTTATATTAGTATTAGAAATTTTTAACCTGCGCAAAACCATTGTGCCACTAACTTTGGTTGGATTATTGGTTGCATTGGGTTTAAATATATGCGATTTTAATTCGGTTGATTCGTTCTACAACAATATGATTGTAGTTAACAAATCAACGGTTTTATTCAATTCACTTTTTATTGTTTTAACGTTTTTCATTGTGGCGTTGGGGCAATCGTTCTATAAGGAACATTATGATAAAATATCTGACTATACATCATTAAAAATATTCTTATTGATTGGCGCTTACTGTATGGTTTCATTCGGAAACTTGGTAATGTTCTTTTTAGGATTGGAAATTTTATCGATTACCTTATACATTTTAGCAGGAAGCGACAGAACAAACATTAAAAGCAACGAAGCCGGAATGAAATATTTCTTAATGGGATCTTTCGCTTCAGGGTTTATTTTATTCGGAATTGCCTTAATTTACGGAGCAACAGCATCGTTTGATATGGATCAAATTGTTTTGGCAAGCACACAGTTGGCAATGCCAAAATGGTTCACAGTTGGTTTTACATTAATGTTGGTTGGTTTACTGTTTAAAATAGCCGCATTCCCGTTCCATTTCTGGGCTCCCGATGTTTACCAAGGATCGCCTTTGCTTACAACAACAACCATGAGTACTTTGGCAAAAGTTGCTGCGGTTGCTGCGTTTTACAAATTAAGCGTTGTATTCTTCCCTGCCATGCCAACAAACTTTGTAAACCTAATTGCCTTTTTAATTGTTGCCACATTAATAACTGGTAACGTAATGGCATTAAAACAAAACAACATTAAACGCCTTATGGCATATTCGGGTATTTCGCATGCCGGTTTTATGTTACTAGCAATTTTGTTGGGTAAAACAGCAGAACCTTATTTATTTTACTATATGGCAGCGTATGCTATTGCTGGTATTGCAGCATTCAGCGTTATTTTATATGTATGTCAGGATAAAAAAGAAGAATTGGTTATTCATTTCCGCGGATTTGCAAAGCACAAACCAGTGTTAGCAGTTACGCTGTCGTTAGCCTTATTATCAATGGCAGGAATACCAATTTTAGCAGGATTCTTTGGAAAACTGTTCTTGTTTACCGAAGCTTTAAAGCAAGGTTTTTATATTACGGTTGTTATCGCAGTAATTACATCAATCATTAGTATTTATTATTATTTGAAAGTAATTATTGTAATGTTCACTTATAAAAATGCCGATGCAAGTGCAGTTTATCCAAAAAACGTTGTGTATTCGGCGGTTGCAGTTGCAGCCATCATCATTAATCTAATTATCGGATTTTGCCCATCAATAATAATAGATTTATTTTAG
- a CDS encoding outer membrane beta-barrel protein has protein sequence MKKVIMLLAVCAFGSANAQVSFKPGVKAGYISSTITGYGADYRNSFYLGAYGNLALGKVYNMQFELMYLRQGADNLAFVTTDYNQPNYPTIVRRTDVPLDYISLNLINKFNFDKFNLHIGPGLDVRVSEEKLPDYVVGDYYDSKPYSVDNEVDLTFNIGLGYNITDNFGIEVRMRQGIIEPIYANSSSYSSSSHLNRSYMVGATYTFK, from the coding sequence ATGAAAAAAGTTATAATGCTGTTGGCAGTTTGTGCTTTTGGTTCAGCGAATGCGCAGGTTTCTTTTAAACCGGGAGTTAAAGCAGGTTATATATCATCAACCATTACGGGGTATGGTGCCGATTATAGAAACAGTTTTTATTTGGGTGCCTACGGTAATTTAGCCTTAGGAAAGGTATATAATATGCAGTTTGAATTGATGTATCTGCGTCAAGGAGCCGATAATTTAGCCTTTGTTACAACCGATTACAATCAGCCAAACTATCCAACAATTGTTCGTAGAACCGATGTTCCTTTAGATTATATTTCGTTAAACTTAATTAACAAATTTAATTTTGATAAATTTAATTTACACATTGGGCCAGGTTTAGATGTTAGGGTTTCTGAAGAAAAATTACCAGATTATGTAGTTGGTGATTATTACGATAGCAAACCTTATTCGGTTGATAACGAAGTAGATTTAACTTTTAATATTGGTTTAGGATATAATATTACTGACAATTTTGGTATAGAAGTTCGTATGCGTCAGGGTATTATCGAGCCTATTTATGCTAATTCAAGTAGTTATTCATCATCATCGCACTTAAACCGATCGTATATGGTTGGTGCAACCTACACTTTTAAATAG